One genomic window of Clostridium taeniosporum includes the following:
- a CDS encoding ABC transporter ATP-binding protein: MNALEIKNLNKKFKDFSLKDINLILPKGYILGYVGQNGAGKTTTIKLIMQQLRADSGEISVFGKKYKGNEIIFKDMIGFIGDECYFPSCFKMKDVINTLKDFYSSFNIDKFNHYIDSWELPKDKKIKDFSKGMKIKLTFASIFARKTRLLILDEPTSGLDPVIRSEILDLLQEYIEDGEKSVLFSTHIISDLEKIADYIFFINKGKMMFNDTKDSILEKYLIVKGGKEDLTSNIKEKLVGYKESNVGFKGLIYAEDRKYLNDELLIEKPSIEEIIIFYINKGKECK, from the coding sequence ATGAATGCACTTGAAATAAAAAATTTAAATAAAAAGTTTAAAGATTTTAGTTTAAAAGACATAAATTTAATTTTACCTAAGGGATATATATTAGGATATGTAGGTCAAAATGGAGCAGGAAAAACTACAACTATAAAACTTATTATGCAACAACTAAGAGCAGATAGTGGAGAAATAAGTGTATTTGGAAAGAAATATAAAGGAAATGAAATTATATTTAAAGATATGATTGGATTTATAGGTGATGAATGTTATTTTCCAAGTTGCTTTAAGATGAAAGATGTAATTAATACATTGAAAGATTTTTACTCATCATTTAATATAGACAAATTTAATCATTATATAGATTCATGGGAATTGCCAAAGGATAAAAAAATCAAAGATTTTTCAAAAGGTATGAAAATAAAGTTAACATTTGCTAGTATATTTGCAAGAAAAACTAGATTGCTTATATTAGATGAGCCAACAAGTGGACTTGATCCTGTTATTAGAAGTGAGATTTTAGATTTGTTACAAGAATATATAGAAGATGGAGAAAAGAGTGTATTATTTTCTACGCATATTATAAGTGACTTAGAAAAGATAGCTGATTATATATTTTTTATAAATAAAGGAAAGATGATGTTTAATGATACAAAGGATAGTATTTTAGAAAAATATTTAATAGTAAAGGGAGGAAAAGAGGATTTAACCTCTAATATAAAAGAAAAATTAGTAGGATATAAAGAATCAAATGTTGGATTCAAAGGATTGATATATGCTGAAGATAGGAAGTATTTAAATGATGAATTATTAATTGAAAAACCATCTATTGAGGAAATAATTATATTTTATATAAATAAAGGGAAGGAGTGTAAGTAA
- a CDS encoding GntR family transcriptional regulator — protein MKILLSNKSDLPIYEQIKTQIKEQIMSGKIAENEFLPSIRRLAKDLGISVITTTRAYSDLEEEGFIATIRGKGSFVLPKDNEMVREQYLKRIEEAFTIAIENAELANVSNGELILILENLMEDDK, from the coding sequence TTGAAGATATTATTATCTAATAAGTCTGATTTACCTATTTATGAGCAGATAAAGACACAAATTAAGGAACAAATAATGTCTGGTAAAATTGCTGAAAATGAATTTTTACCTTCAATAAGACGATTGGCTAAAGATTTAGGTATAAGTGTTATTACAACAACTAGAGCATATTCAGATTTAGAAGAAGAAGGATTTATAGCAACTATTAGAGGAAAGGGGAGTTTTGTACTTCCTAAAGATAATGAAATGGTAAGAGAGCAGTATTTAAAACGAATAGAAGAAGCGTTTACTATAGCAATTGAAAATGCAGAATTAGCAAATGTTTCAAATGGTGAACTTATTCTCATTTTAGAAAATTTAATGGAGGACGATAAGTAA
- the phnD gene encoding phosphate/phosphite/phosphonate ABC transporter substrate-binding protein: protein MRLNKYLFPIILGVLCNIFIAFGTNNPILELFLSMITLFIIIGYSYYCNKSKLSIVNFNDNDLSTDKDKIFKNIHSMIETIGFDVEHLLWISKQSKEAFCHLVKKNKVISDYSTTNLACIETVESGIHEVVSSCEKIDESIQTVETETNDTISVLEQSKNSINNIISLLANMKTISNDSLEINSKLHHSSKSINKFVKYIHDISSQTNLLALNASIEAARAGDAGKGFAVVANEIRKLADETDKFAREIDDIVKDLLNNIIDTNSSTENSKKTITKLDSISNETIKILSDSYIAMKHIKNSILNLTNVSKSNTQVAFDIEQALTHLTHTIEETNKETLDSIDMIGRHENKTDQLLDYCSALSNVSENLQYQMSHLKGENEVIIGINPFTSPADIKKMYVPILERLFKKLNLTPRIIIVKDYDALSDQIKKGIIDIGWFSPFAYVIARNKANVIPLVTPRVHGKTYYNGYIIANKNSGIKTLEDLKNKRFAYVDKNSASGYLYARHILKDNKINPDNLFSNVSFAGSHDNVINGVLNGSFDAGATYNEALDKVKENGINLDDLIIVSMTDNIQKDAIAISPNMNLNRANAIKNALVNFKDFQGITTPVDGFIEANDNDYNLIRTVMKN from the coding sequence ATGAGGTTAAACAAGTACTTATTTCCAATAATATTAGGTGTACTATGTAATATTTTTATTGCTTTTGGTACAAATAATCCTATTTTAGAGTTATTTTTATCAATGATTACTTTGTTCATAATAATTGGATATTCATATTATTGCAATAAATCAAAATTATCAATTGTTAATTTCAATGATAACGATTTATCAACAGATAAAGATAAAATATTTAAAAATATTCATTCTATGATTGAAACAATAGGATTTGATGTTGAACATCTTTTATGGATTTCAAAACAAAGCAAAGAAGCATTTTGTCATTTAGTAAAGAAAAATAAAGTTATTTCTGATTACTCTACTACTAATTTAGCTTGTATCGAAACTGTTGAATCTGGTATACATGAAGTTGTATCTAGTTGTGAAAAAATTGATGAAAGTATCCAAACTGTAGAGACTGAAACAAATGATACTATTTCAGTTCTTGAACAAAGTAAAAATTCTATAAATAATATAATTTCATTATTAGCAAATATGAAAACAATTTCTAATGATTCTTTAGAAATAAATTCAAAATTACACCACTCTTCAAAAAGTATAAATAAATTTGTGAAATATATACATGATATTTCTAGCCAAACAAATTTACTTGCTTTAAATGCATCAATTGAAGCTGCTCGAGCTGGTGATGCTGGAAAAGGTTTTGCTGTAGTAGCCAATGAAATTAGAAAACTTGCAGATGAAACAGATAAATTTGCACGAGAAATAGATGATATAGTTAAAGATCTTCTTAATAATATAATCGATACTAATTCTTCTACTGAAAATTCTAAAAAAACAATAACTAAACTCGATTCTATTTCTAATGAAACTATTAAAATTTTATCTGACAGTTATATTGCTATGAAACACATTAAAAATTCCATTTTAAACTTAACAAACGTATCAAAATCAAATACCCAAGTTGCATTTGATATCGAACAAGCTCTTACTCATTTAACACATACTATAGAAGAAACTAACAAAGAAACACTAGATTCAATAGATATGATTGGAAGACATGAAAATAAAACTGATCAATTACTTGATTATTGTTCAGCTTTAAGTAATGTTTCAGAAAATTTACAATATCAAATGAGTCATTTAAAAGGGGAAAATGAAGTTATAATTGGAATTAATCCTTTTACTTCTCCTGCTGACATAAAAAAAATGTATGTTCCTATACTAGAAAGATTATTTAAAAAGCTTAACCTAACTCCAAGAATTATAATAGTTAAAGATTATGATGCCCTTAGTGATCAAATAAAAAAAGGTATTATTGATATTGGATGGTTCTCACCATTTGCTTATGTTATAGCTAGAAATAAAGCAAATGTTATTCCACTAGTAACCCCTAGAGTACACGGTAAAACTTACTACAATGGATATATAATTGCTAATAAAAATTCTGGAATTAAAACATTAGAAGACTTAAAAAATAAGCGTTTTGCTTATGTTGATAAGAATAGTGCTTCTGGATACTTATATGCTAGACATATTTTAAAAGATAATAAAATAAATCCTGACAATCTCTTCTCTAATGTTTCATTTGCTGGAAGCCACGATAATGTTATAAATGGTGTTTTAAATGGATCATTTGATGCTGGTGCAACTTATAATGAAGCACTTGATAAAGTAAAAGAAAATGGAATTAATTTAGATGATTTAATTATTGTTTCCATGACTGACAATATACAAAAAGATGCCATTGCTATTAGTCCAAATATGAATTTAAATAGAGCTAACGCTATAAAAAATGCTTTGGTAAATTTCAAAGATTTCCAAGGTATAACTACACCAGTTGATGGATTCATAGAAGCTAACGATAATGACTATAATTTAATTAGAACAGTTATGAAAAACTAA
- a CDS encoding heavy-metal-associated domain-containing protein yields MKKKILIEGMSCNHCVGHVKNALEGLDGVTSVEVSLQDKYALVETTESDEVLKDAIEDEGYDVVRIE; encoded by the coding sequence ATGAAAAAGAAAATTTTAATTGAAGGTATGAGTTGTAATCACTGTGTAGGTCATGTAAAGAATGCTTTAGAAGGGTTAGACGGAGTAACTTCAGTAGAGGTAAGCTTACAGGATAAATATGCTTTAGTAGAAACAACAGAAAGTGATGAAGTTTTAAAAGATGCAATAGAAGATGAAGGATATGATGTTGTAAGAATTGAATAA